One Mycolicibacterium fallax genomic window, GTCCCGTCAGACTGAAACAGGTTCTTGTTTTGCCGCATTGTTGAGTAAGGTGTGTCCCATGACACAGACCACCGAGCCCGGCTACCGCACCGATTTCGACAAGCTGTTCATCGGCGGCCAGTGGGTCGCCCCCGCCAGCAGCGACGTCATCGAGGTGTTCTCACCCGCCACCGGCGAGAAGGTCGGCCAGGTGCCGCTGGCCACCGCCGCCGACGTCGACGCCGCCTGCGCCGCCGCGCGCCGGGCGTTCGACGAGGGCCCCTGGCCCCGGATGACCCCGCACGAGCGCCAGGCCGTGATCGCCAAGGCCGTCGAGCTGATCACCGCCCGCGCCGACGAGTTCAAGCACCTGCTGACGCTGGAGACCGGCCAGCCCGCCACCATCGTCGACATCATGCAGTTCGGCGCCGGCGTGACCGGCCTGCAGTACTACGCGGGCGCGGCCGACAAGTTCAGCTGGCGCGACATCCGCGACGGCATCTACGGCCAGACCCTGGTGCTGCGCGAGCCGATCGGCGTGGTCGGCGCCGTCGTCGCCTGGAACGTGCCGTTCTTCCTGGCCTGCAACAAGCTGGGCCCGGCGCTGCTGGCCGGCTGCACGATGGTGCTCAAGCCCGCCGCCGAGACCCCGCTGTCGACGAACCTGCTGGCCGAGGTGTTCACCGAGGCCGGGCTGCCCGAGGGCGTGCTGTCGGTGGTGCCGGGCGGGCCGGAGACCGGCCGCGCGCTGACCGCCAACCCGAACCTGGACAAGTTCACCTTCACCGGCTCCTCGGGCGTCGGCAAGGAGATCGGCAAGATCGCCGCCGAGAAGCTCAAGCCGTGCACGCTGGAGCTCGGCGGCAAGTCCGCGGCGATCATCCTGGAGGACGCCGATCTGGATTCGACGCTGCCGATGCTGATCTTCTCCGGCCTGATGAACTGCGGCCAGGCCTGCGTCGGGCAGACCCGCATCCTGGCCCCGCGGTCCCGCTACGAGGAGATCGTGGAGAAGATCGGCGCGGCGGTCGCCGCGATGCCGGTCGGCCGCCCCGACGATCCGGCGGCCGCGATCGGCCCGCTGATCTCGGAGAAGCAGCGCGAGCGGGTCGAGGGCTACATCCGCACCGGCATCGAAGAGGGCGCCCGGGTGGTGACCGGCGGCGGCCGACCCGAGGGCCTGGACACCGGCTGGTTCGTGCAGCCGACGGTGTTCGCCGACGTGGACAACTCGATGACGATCGCCCAGGAGGAGATCTTCGGGCCGGTGCTGGCGGTGATCGCCTACGACACCGAGGACGACGCGGTGCGCATCGCCAACGACTCCGATTACGGCCTGGCCGGTTCGGTGTGGACCACCAACAACGACAAGGCCATCGAGATCGCCGCGAAGATCCGCACCGGCACCTACGCGGTGAACATGTACGCCTTCGACCCGGGCGCACCGTTCGGCGGCTACAAGAACTCCGGCATCGGCCGGGAGAACGGCCCGGAGGGTATCGAGGCCTACTGCCAGGCCAAGAGCGTGCTGCTGCCGTTCGGCTACACCCCGGCGACCTAGTCCGCGAATCGGGCGCCCCGGCCTGCGGGCCGGGGCGCCCGTCCGCCGGGGGGCTCAGTCCACCTGGTAGATGACCACCGCGGGCGCCGCGGCGCCGGCGGCAGCCGCCTCGGGACTGCTCGCCAGGCGTTCCGATTCGGCCTGGACCATCGCGATGACGAGTTGCACCGTGTTGGCCGAGGCGTACAGCGTGGTCTGCGCACCGGGCGCAGCCGGCCCGACCACCGGCGCCGGATCGGTGACCGAACGTTTGGGGGCGGTGTCCAGCGAGGCCGCCGCCCACTCCAGAAATGCGTCGACCTCGTCCTCGTGGTAACCGCGCTTCCCGAAGCCGGGCTTGCCGAACAGCGTCTCTCGGATGACGGCCCCGCTGAGTTGGCCAGACGCCGACGGGTGCTGTTCACGACGGGTCAGTTCCGCCTCGATCAGATCGAGCAGATCATCAACCTGCTGGACGTTGTAGCCACGCTTGCCGATCGGCGGCGTGCCGAACCTGATCTGGCGCACATCGTTTGCGGTCATCTGCACAACCACCAGTATCGGCGTGCGGGTCCCCAGGTCTCGGGATCGGGCCGCGGCGGGTCGGCACCGATACACTGCGTCGGCCCGGCATATTCCGTTGGTTTGGGCCCGCTCACCGTCCGGCGATGCGCATGACACGAGGAGTTCCCATGGCGGTATCGGTTGATCTGGCCAAGTCCCTGGACAAGGCCTACGAAGAAAAGTCCCTCAAGGAGATCCTGGACGCGTCTCCGGCCGCGCTGGCCGGCGTGACCGACCAGGACGCCGAGTTGCTGCAGCAGGCGTTCAACATCAAGACCGTCCGCCAACTCGGTTCCAACAAGTTCTTCGCCGTCGCGCAGGCGCTGGCGGCCCTGGAAAACGCGGGCTGACCTCCGCTTCTCCCCCGAGCGTGAGTGTCCCCGGTGCCTGTCGCACCGGGGACACGCGCGCTCGCGTTATATTGCCCTGCGGTGACCGGTTTGCCGACCGTCCACCGCGTTACGGTATTCTTTGATTTTGTAAACCATACCCGGCCTTCGGAGAACCCCATGACCGCTAAGAGCAAGGCCGCCATCATCGCGGCCGCCCGCAGTGCCATCGGCACCGCCCGCAAGGGCACCCTGGCCAACATGCCGGCCATCGAGGTGGCCAAGCCCATCGTCACCGCCGCCGTCGAACGGTCCGGCCTGGACCCGAGCGCCTTCGAGGACCTGATCCTGGCCGAAAGCCTGCAGGGCGGCGGCGACAGCGCCCGCTACATCGCCGTCGACCTCGGCTACGACTCGATCCCGGGTGCCGCGGTGAACCGGCAGTGCGCCTCCAGCCTGGCCGCCATCGCGTTCGGCGCCGGCCAGATCGCCGCGGGCATGAGCAGCCACCTGCTGGCCGGCGGCATGGAGTCGCTGTCGACCATGCCGCAGTTCCTCAAGCGCAAGGCGTTCAGCACCGGCAAGGAGGCGACCGACTGGGAGCGCTTCGCCCCGGCCGCCAACCCGGTGGACACCCCGGACGCCCCGCCCTATGACATGTCCATCACCGTCGCGCACAACTGCGCGGTCGAGTACGGGCTGACCCGCGAGGACCAGGACGCCTGGGCGCTGCGCAGCCACCAGCGCGCCGTCAAGGCCATCGACGCCGGCTCGTTCGTCGACGAGATCGTCCCGATCAGCGTGCCGCAGGCCGACGGGTCGACGATCACCTTCGCCGTCGATGAGCATCCGCGCCGGGAGACCTCGCTGGAGACGCTGGCCGGCCTGAAGGTGCTGCACCCGGAGATCGACGGCTTCACCGTGACCGCGGGCAACTCCTCGGGTACCAACGACGCGGCCGCCGTCGTCGCGCTGGCCTCCCCGGAGACCGGGCAGAACGTGCTGGCCAACATCCTGAGCTGGGCGCAGATCGGCCTGCCGGCCAAGCGCACCGGCAGCGGCCCGATCTACGCCATCCCGAAGGCCCTCGAGCTGGCCGGGCTGACCATCGCCGATGTGACGCTGTTCGAGATCAATGAGGCGTTCGCCGCGCAGGCGGTGGCCTGCACCCGGCAGCTGGGCCTGGACGAGGAGAAGGTCAACGTCTACGGCTCCGGCATCAGCCTGGGCCACCCGATCGCGGCCACCGGCGCCCGGATGGTCACCTCGGCGATCTACGAGCTGCGTCGCCGCGGCGGCGGCATCGGCGTGCTGTCGATGTGTGCCGGCGGCGGCATGGGCGCGGCGATGGTGATCGAGGTCGGCTGAGCCGCACCGCCCCGTAGTACCTGCAAAACGCTCGACCGGGATTTCCCGGTCGAGCGTTTTGCGTCGTCGGCCGGTCCGGTGCCGCGCCCGGGCACAGTCGTCGCAGGTGGCAGGTGGCATGGTGGCGATGGTCGCCGGCACCGGTGCTCCAGCCGGCGGGACAACTCCTTGGCGCTAGTCGGAGGTGGTGGACGCCAGTGGATGCTGCTCCGCGAAGGCCACCGCGCGAAGCGATGTGGTGGCCTGTTCGAACTGCGAGACAATCTCGGTGAGGGTCGGTGCGACCGGCGACTTATGCGCGTTGAACGACTCATGCCTGTTGAAGAGCGCCAGGAGCTGCTCGCGCGCCACGGTCGATGACGGCAGACCACGCTGCTGCGCGATCCGCTCGATCGCCTCGAATTCCGCGGGACTCAGTCTCACCTGCAGCACCTTGGATCGCGTCTGGTTTGGCCGGCTGACCTTGACGTGCGGGGGGATGGGGCGGTCGGTCTGGTCAGCTTCGCCAGCCTCAGCTTCGGCGCCGAGGCGGACCAGTCGATCATCGAGCGTTTCCTTCATTGCGGCCTCCGTGCTTGTAGTAGTTGCGGTCGCGAGGGTTTGACCGCCAAGCGTTGACGCCGTACACGGCGCCTTCGTGTTCAACGGTGATGACCGTGAGCACGTCGCCGCAGCTGGGCGATTCGCCGATGGTTCGGACGCTCTCGCCGGAGTCGCTGTTGTAGTCGGGGTCGAACACGATGGCGGCGGGGTCGGCGAGAGCTTCCTCTGCGTGATCGGCGGTTACGCCGCGCTTTCGGACGATGTACTCGTGTCGCTTACTCCAGTCGACCACACCATCAGTGTAATACAACTGTATTACACTGATGAAGGGCTGTTGAGGCAGCAATCTTCTCCCCGCCGCGGCTACCGTGACCGATGAGGCAATACCGTGACCGATGACTGGACACGGGGTCGGCACCCGACGAGTGCGCATCATGAGGGAGAACCACTGCCATGCACGACGAGATCGGCCTCCCCGAGATCGGCCTCCCCGACATCGACCTCACCGACCTGGATCGCTTCACCGCCGGGTTCCCGCACCGGGTGTTCGACGTGCTGCGCCGCGACGCCCCGGTCTGGTTCCACCCGGCCACCGCCCACACCCCCGGCGGCGAGGGCTTCTGGGTGCTCAGCCGCTACGCCGACATCGTCGCCGCGGCCACCGACGACGCCACCTTCTCCTCGGCGACCGGCGGGAACCGCGACGGCGGCGGCACCACGCTGGAAGACATGCCGATGGGTTTCGCCGTCGGCGCACTGCTGAACATGATGGACGATCCGCGGCACGCCAAGATCCGCAGACTGCTCGCCCCCGCCACCACCCCGCGCGCCCTGGCCGCCATCGAGGCGGGCCTGCGCTCCCGCGCCGTCGCCATCGTCGAGGCGGCGCTGGCCAAGCGGGACTGCGATTTCCTGGTCGACGTCGCCGCCGAGCTGCCGCTGCAGGCGGTGGCCGAGCTGGCCGGCGTGCCGCAGGAGGATCGCCACGAGCTGATGAACTGGGCCAACGTCACGCTGGACTACGACGACCGGGAAATCGGCGAGGTGAACGACCGGGTCGTCCAGGCCCAAGCCCGGATGTTCGCCTACGGCAGCGATCTGCTGGAGCGCAAACGCGCCAGGCCTGCCGCCGATCTGCTGTCGATCGTGACGCACGCCGAGGTCGACGGCGAACCGCTCAGCCAGCATGAGCAGCAGTTGTTTCTGAGCCTGATCGTCGCCGCGGGCAGTGAAACGACGCGCAACTCGATCGCCATCGGGATGTCGGCGCTCGGTGCGCGCCCGCAGGACTGGGAACGCCTGCGCGCCGACCGCACCCTGCTGCACGCCGCGGTGGAGGAGATCCTGCGGTGGGCGTCGTCCACTCCGTACAACCGGCGGACCGCCACCCGCGACGTCGAGCTGCACGGCCAGCGCATCGCCGCCGGGGACAAGGTCACCCTGTGGTGGGCCTCGGCCAACCGCGATGACACCGTCTTCGCCGACCCGCACACCTTCCAGCTGGCCCGAAACCCCAACCCGCACCTGGCGTTCGGCCGCGGCGTGCACTTCTGCCTGGGTGCCTCACTGGCCCGGATGGAGATCCGGGTGCTGCTGGAGGTGCTGCTGGACCGGGTCGGCACCATCACCCCGACCGGGCCGATCGAGTACGTCCGCAGCAACAAGCACACCGGGGTGCGGCACATGCCGGTGACCGTCGAGGCACGTTAGGACGCCTCACCGCGCTGAGCGCGGGGCACCGCCGTGCGGGCGGGCGCCCGGCCGGTGCTCAGTCGCTGGCGGGCAGCGGCTTGGCCTCCTTGAGGCTCAGCGCGGTGGCCCCGATGCTCAGGGTGCCCTGCCCGGCCTTGGTGACCAGCAGCTCCGCCCCGCTGTCGTCGACGTAGCGCTTGCCCATCAGGGTGCCCTCGGCAAACCCCGGGTCGACCGCGCCGCCGGAGCGCTCGGCGTCCAGTGCCACCATCGGCGCCCCGCCGCAGCGCAGGTCGTCGAGGCTGTCGGCGGTCTTGACGACGATCACCTGGGTGTCGTCGACCTGGCTCTGCAGGCGGGTGCCGTTCTTCACCATCGGATGGTCCCTTCGGGTTCTGGTGTGGTCAGTCGGTGGCGGTCAGTCGGTGGCAAGCCCGGCGACGATCTCGCGCCGCAGCACCTTGCCGGTGGCGTTGGTGGGCAGCTCGTCGCGGAACACCACCCGGTCCGGGGTGCGCGATCCGCGCAGCGCCTTGCGCACATGGTTGCGCAATTCCTCGGGGTCCGGGTCGATTCCGGCGACCGGAACGACGACGGCGACGATGATCTGGCCCCACTGGGCGTCCTCGGCGCCGACCACGGCGACCTGGTGGACGTCGGGGTGCTCGATCAGCACGTCCTCCAGCTCGGCCGGGGCGATGTTCTCCCCGCCGCGGATGATGGTGTCGTCGCTGCGCCCGGAGATGAACAGGTAGCCGCCCTCGTCGAGGCTGGCGATGTCGCGGGTGGGGAACCAGCCCTGCTCGTCGAGCACCGAGCCGATGCCGGTGTAGCGGCCGGAGACCTGCTCGCCTCGGACGAACAGTTCGCCGGTCTCGCCGGGGCCGAGCACGGTGCCTGCCTCGTCGCGGATCTGCACCTCGATGCCCGGCACCGGCCGGCCGACCGAGCCGAGCCGGCGGGCCAGCGATTTGTCGTCGTGGCCGTGCGCGAGGCGGTGGTCCTCGGGGCCCAGCACCGCGATGGTGGAGCTGGTCTCGGTCAGTCCGTAGGCGTTGACGAAGCCGACGTGCGACAGCAGCGACAGCGCCCGGCGGACCAGCGGCAGCCCGACCTTGGAGCCGCCGTAGGCCAGCGTCTTCAGGCTCGGCAGCCGGTCCCCGCCGGCCTCCAGCACCGCGACGATCCGGTCCAGCATGGTGGGCACCACGGTGGCCGAGGTGACCGCCTCCTGCTGCACCAGGGCGACCCAGCGCTCGGCGTCAAAGTTGGGCAGATACACCATCTTTCGGCCCGCGTACAGGTTGGACAGCGCCGCGGACACCCCGGCGATGTGATACGGCGGCACGCAGATCAGCGCGGCGTCGCCCGGTTCGGCGGCGCCGTACTCGACGGTGCCGGTGATGTAGGACGTCAGGTTGTTGTGGGTGAGTTCGACGGCCTTGGGGGCGCTGGTGGTGCCGGAGGTGAACAGCACCACCCCGACGTCGTCGGGGTCGGCGAACTCGGCGACCGGTTCGGCGGTGCGGGCGGCGGCGAGGAACTCCGCGGACTCCAGCACCGCCAGGCCGGCGTCGCCGACCATGTCGCGGTAGCGGGGGTCGACGATCACCAGTGGGTTGGGCAACCGCTCGATCAGCGCCTGGATGCCCTCGGCGGACAGCCGGTAGTTGATCGGGGTGAAGGCCCGGGCGGCCCGCGCCGAGGAGAACAGCAGCAGCGGCAGCAGCGCGCCGCCGGCGCCGACGTAGACGACGTGCTCGGCGCCGGAGCCGGCGATGACGCCGGCGCCGCCGTCGGCCAGGTCGGACAGTTCCTGGGTGGTCAGTCGCATGTCGTCGGAAACCACCGCGGTCCGCTCCGGATCACCCGAAACGGCCATCTCCAGCAGAAGCGAGATACTCACCGACACCGCCCAAGATTGCCATTATCCGAAAGGAAGAACATGATTCTCCGATTAAACCACAGCCAGGCATTTCACTTCACCGAAGCGCAGCGCATCGGATGGTTAGGATCCCCCGCATGGCCGAGAACGAGCGCCCCCAGCCCAGCGACGTCGACGCCGGGCGCACCGGCGCCGAGGTGACCGGCGCCCGGGTGGCCGCGCCGGCGACATCTCCGCGGCTG contains:
- a CDS encoding aldehyde dehydrogenase → MTQTTEPGYRTDFDKLFIGGQWVAPASSDVIEVFSPATGEKVGQVPLATAADVDAACAAARRAFDEGPWPRMTPHERQAVIAKAVELITARADEFKHLLTLETGQPATIVDIMQFGAGVTGLQYYAGAADKFSWRDIRDGIYGQTLVLREPIGVVGAVVAWNVPFFLACNKLGPALLAGCTMVLKPAAETPLSTNLLAEVFTEAGLPEGVLSVVPGGPETGRALTANPNLDKFTFTGSSGVGKEIGKIAAEKLKPCTLELGGKSAAIILEDADLDSTLPMLIFSGLMNCGQACVGQTRILAPRSRYEEIVEKIGAAVAAMPVGRPDDPAAAIGPLISEKQRERVEGYIRTGIEEGARVVTGGGRPEGLDTGWFVQPTVFADVDNSMTIAQEEIFGPVLAVIAYDTEDDAVRIANDSDYGLAGSVWTTNNDKAIEIAAKIRTGTYAVNMYAFDPGAPFGGYKNSGIGRENGPEGIEAYCQAKSVLLPFGYTPAT
- a CDS encoding DivIVA domain-containing protein is translated as MTANDVRQIRFGTPPIGKRGYNVQQVDDLLDLIEAELTRREQHPSASGQLSGAVIRETLFGKPGFGKRGYHEDEVDAFLEWAAASLDTAPKRSVTDPAPVVGPAAPGAQTTLYASANTVQLVIAMVQAESERLASSPEAAAAGAAAPAVVIYQVD
- a CDS encoding thiolase family protein; the encoded protein is MTAKSKAAIIAAARSAIGTARKGTLANMPAIEVAKPIVTAAVERSGLDPSAFEDLILAESLQGGGDSARYIAVDLGYDSIPGAAVNRQCASSLAAIAFGAGQIAAGMSSHLLAGGMESLSTMPQFLKRKAFSTGKEATDWERFAPAANPVDTPDAPPYDMSITVAHNCAVEYGLTREDQDAWALRSHQRAVKAIDAGSFVDEIVPISVPQADGSTITFAVDEHPRRETSLETLAGLKVLHPEIDGFTVTAGNSSGTNDAAAVVALASPETGQNVLANILSWAQIGLPAKRTGSGPIYAIPKALELAGLTIADVTLFEINEAFAAQAVACTRQLGLDEEKVNVYGSGISLGHPIAATGARMVTSAIYELRRRGGGIGVLSMCAGGGMGAAMVIEVG
- a CDS encoding cytochrome P450, producing the protein MHDEIGLPEIGLPDIDLTDLDRFTAGFPHRVFDVLRRDAPVWFHPATAHTPGGEGFWVLSRYADIVAAATDDATFSSATGGNRDGGGTTLEDMPMGFAVGALLNMMDDPRHAKIRRLLAPATTPRALAAIEAGLRSRAVAIVEAALAKRDCDFLVDVAAELPLQAVAELAGVPQEDRHELMNWANVTLDYDDREIGEVNDRVVQAQARMFAYGSDLLERKRARPAADLLSIVTHAEVDGEPLSQHEQQLFLSLIVAAGSETTRNSIAIGMSALGARPQDWERLRADRTLLHAAVEEILRWASSTPYNRRTATRDVELHGQRIAAGDKVTLWWASANRDDTVFADPHTFQLARNPNPHLAFGRGVHFCLGASLARMEIRVLLEVLLDRVGTITPTGPIEYVRSNKHTGVRHMPVTVEAR
- a CDS encoding class I adenylate-forming enzyme family protein, translating into MSISLLLEMAVSGDPERTAVVSDDMRLTTQELSDLADGGAGVIAGSGAEHVVYVGAGGALLPLLLFSSARAARAFTPINYRLSAEGIQALIERLPNPLVIVDPRYRDMVGDAGLAVLESAEFLAAARTAEPVAEFADPDDVGVVLFTSGTTSAPKAVELTHNNLTSYITGTVEYGAAEPGDAALICVPPYHIAGVSAALSNLYAGRKMVYLPNFDAERWVALVQQEAVTSATVVPTMLDRIVAVLEAGGDRLPSLKTLAYGGSKVGLPLVRRALSLLSHVGFVNAYGLTETSSTIAVLGPEDHRLAHGHDDKSLARRLGSVGRPVPGIEVQIRDEAGTVLGPGETGELFVRGEQVSGRYTGIGSVLDEQGWFPTRDIASLDEGGYLFISGRSDDTIIRGGENIAPAELEDVLIEHPDVHQVAVVGAEDAQWGQIIVAVVVPVAGIDPDPEELRNHVRKALRGSRTPDRVVFRDELPTNATGKVLRREIVAGLATD